In Mycolicibacterium aubagnense, the DNA window TCAGGTCGCCGCCGGTCACCTCGGCCCCGATGTCACCGATGAGCTGCGCATAGCTTCGTCCCGCAGAGACCTTGTCGCACACACCGCGCCCGTAGGCGATGGCGGCATCGGCACTCGGGAAGTTGAAGCCGGGCCGCGCGTTGACGCTGTTGACGTACGTCACCGGATCGGCCAGTGCCGTTGCCGCACATCCGAACCCGGTAGACAAGACGAGCAGCACCGCGAGTCCGCGAATCACACCGGGTCGAATTGCGAGATCAGCCATCGATCGTGCACCTTGTCGAGAGTCACCCGCACGGTCGACGTCGAGCCCGTGGGCGCGTCCGTGCCGATTGTGGTGGTCTGGTTCACGAAAACCAGTACCACGGCGTGATTTTCGGTCGCCGAGACAGACGCGGCATCAGGCACCATTGCCACGGCCGTGATGTGTTTCTGCTTGGCCCCGGGCGCCACCACGGTGTCGACCAACTTGGTGTAGTCGCCGCGGAACCCTCCGGTCAGCCGGTCGGCGGCAGATTTGAGTTCCGTATCAACGGTTTCCGCGTGATAGGAGAGCATGGCGACAGTGCCGTCGCTGGCTGCCCGCACCGAGTCGTTGGCCGCGCGTTGGGCCAGCCGCACCGAGCCATCCTGCCATTTGAAGTATCCCGCGGCAACGGCAAGGAGCATGGCCGCGACCGCCAGCGTCGCTGTGATCCACTGCACCCGTGACTTGCGCGAATCACTCTGCGCTGGCGCGGGTTCGGTCTCAACGTCCGCTGTCTCGTCGAGCGAGACAATGCGTTCTTCGACATCCACTGTCATGATCTGTCCTTCATGTGGTCCTGGCCGTCCGGTCTGCTCACGACACGAACTGGACGTTGGAAATCCTGGCGGTCGCACCGTCTTTCGCGACGCTGATCCGCATGCGCCAGTTTCGCGGCGGGCCGGCCGGCGCCTCCGCCAGCGACGTCCGCACCGACACCGCGAGAAGCACCTGTGCGACATCGCCGTTCACCGATTCCAGGCCGGCCTCGGTGACCGTGCCCTCGGATTTCGACCGGGCCTGCTTCACCACGGCGACGAACGGCTCCGACCGGCGCTGGAAGTCGTCGCGGAACGCGCCGGTTGTCGAGTCGAGTATCCGCCGGATGTCGGTGTCCGCCTCGGCGTAGCTGATCGTGGTCAGATTCAGCGCTGCCTGGCGGGCGGTCTGGACGTACAGGTTCCTCAGCGCCCGATCCTGCTGAGCCTGATGAGCTCGGAAGCCGAGCCAGCCCACCAGGGCACCGACGGCGACCACCAGCGCCAGCCCCGCCGCAACCACCGGCGCGATGCGTGGCAACCGCTGCCGTAGGGATGGTTTCGGCGCTGGGCCCGCCGTGTCGACGGCGTCAGTGTCGGTGTCAGTGTCAGTGTCGGCGAGATCGGCAATCGCGTCTAGTTGTTCGGGGTCAGCATGCTCTGCCATGTCTTGCCTTTCGTCGTGGCGGCCAGGTCGGAGTCGGTGTACGGCTTGCCGTCCGGCCCTATGTACCCGCCGGTCGCCGGGTCATAGGGCACCACGGCCACCGGGGGTGCCGGTCCGGGCGGAGCACCGGGGCGTTGTCGTGGATCGGTGCCCGGCGCGTATTGGGGCACGCCCTGGCCCGTCAGGGTGGCGTTCGGGTCGCCCTTCCAGACGTACCCGTCGTTGAGAGGTACGTACTGCTCATTGCTCTCGCAGAGTTCAACGGTCGGTGCGCGCTTGGCGGGATTGTTCTCGCACGGAATGTTCCGCACGCCGCGAACATTCAGGTCGGAATCCTGCGGCACGCGGCAGTACAGCTCGCCGGCCGGCCGTTCCGGATAGTCCACCTCCGCGGGTATCCGCTGCTGCTTGATCGGCAGGAAGCCGGTATTGCACGGTGGCGGCAGATTCATGTTGAGTTTGAAGTCCAGATAGATACCCCGATAGGGAGTCTTGAGGTCCGAATCGGCCACCGCGATGGCCGACATCAACGCGGTGCCCTGCGGGAACAGCACCAGCAATTGCTCGATGTCGTGTCGATAGACGACTGCGATTTCGCCAAGGCTCACCATGTTGGCCAGCAGCACCGGTAGAGCGGGGGCGAACCGGTCGAACAGGGCCCGGCCCTCGTCCAGGGCCGGCCCTCCGAGCTGGAGCAACTCGGCGAATGCCGCATTCTGGGCCTTGAACTGACCGGTGATGGAGGCGAGCCGCTGCGCCCACGCCGCGATCGAATCCGCGGTCTGCACTTGGGAGTTCAACACCGCGGGGCTCTGGCCGATCAACTGCGTGATCGGGTCGACGTTCTTGCCGGCCTCGATGGCCAATGACGTGGACCCGTTGACGAGGCGAGACAGCTCGGGTCCGAGTCCACCCACCGCTTTGTCGGCTTCGTCGACGACGGTGCGCAGATTCTCTTGCGGGATGGCTTCCAGCGCCCGGTTGGTGGCATCGAGCAGGTTGCCGATATCGGCCGGAATCTGCACCTTGGACACCGGGATGGTCGCGTCACCGCGCAGGGCCGGACTGGCATCGGATTGTGCTGCCGCCGGGATCAATTCGATGAACTGTTCACCGACGGCCGAACGGCTGTGGACTGCGGCCGACACGTCCGCGGGCACCTTGACCGAGGAGTCGAGGTTCAGCTCCGCCCGTACCCCACTCGGGGTGACGTCGACCGCGCTGACCCTACCGATCTCTGTGCCGCGGTAGGTGACCACCGAGGTCGGGTACAGCCCACCGGACTCGGGCAGTTCGACCGTCACCGTGTAGCGGCCGAACCCGAGCAGGGTCGGCACATGTACGAAGCCGAATGCCATGACGCTGCAGGCGATCACGGTGACGGCACCGAGAATCGCCAGCTGGATCCAGACGGTTCGGGACAAGCGCAGACGCAGCATGTCAGTACCCCCCGAAGTGGTAGGGCGCGATCAGTGGATTGCCCGCGGTGTACGGGCTGGGCATCTGACCGATCGTGCGGCCCCACTGCATCTCCAGTTCGGTGAGGTTGCCCTCCCACCGGGTTCCGGTG includes these proteins:
- a CDS encoding DUF732 domain-containing protein, which encodes MADLAIRPGVIRGLAVLLVLSTGFGCAATALADPVTYVNSVNARPGFNFPSADAAIAYGRGVCDKVSAGRSYAQLIGDIGAEVTGGDLNEANYLVGQALNELCPELISQLRNSAGNSRLGTR
- a CDS encoding mammalian cell entry protein — protein: MAEHADPEQLDAIADLADTDTDTDTDAVDTAGPAPKPSLRQRLPRIAPVVAAGLALVVAVGALVGWLGFRAHQAQQDRALRNLYVQTARQAALNLTTISYAEADTDIRRILDSTTGAFRDDFQRRSEPFVAVVKQARSKSEGTVTEAGLESVNGDVAQVLLAVSVRTSLAEAPAGPPRNWRMRISVAKDGATARISNVQFVS
- a CDS encoding MCE family protein, with amino-acid sequence MLRLRLSRTVWIQLAILGAVTVIACSVMAFGFVHVPTLLGFGRYTVTVELPESGGLYPTSVVTYRGTEIGRVSAVDVTPSGVRAELNLDSSVKVPADVSAAVHSRSAVGEQFIELIPAAAQSDASPALRGDATIPVSKVQIPADIGNLLDATNRALEAIPQENLRTVVDEADKAVGGLGPELSRLVNGSTSLAIEAGKNVDPITQLIGQSPAVLNSQVQTADSIAAWAQRLASITGQFKAQNAAFAELLQLGGPALDEGRALFDRFAPALPVLLANMVSLGEIAVVYRHDIEQLLVLFPQGTALMSAIAVADSDLKTPYRGIYLDFKLNMNLPPPCNTGFLPIKQQRIPAEVDYPERPAGELYCRVPQDSDLNVRGVRNIPCENNPAKRAPTVELCESNEQYVPLNDGYVWKGDPNATLTGQGVPQYAPGTDPRQRPGAPPGPAPPVAVVPYDPATGGYIGPDGKPYTDSDLAATTKGKTWQSMLTPNN